The genome window TTGCGCTCATCTTCCCGATGCTGCTGGATATTCTCAACGCTATCTGCGTTCTCATCTATCGTGGGTTGGGTGCGGGGTTCTATTTCCTGTCGTGGATTCGGTTTGTGCTGTCGTTTATTGTCTTGTTTATTCCGTCAACATTGATGGGAGGGATGCTACTCCTACTCAGTAGGGCCGCCAAGGAACGATGTGCAGGATTCCGAGCAGATCGCCTCTTCGCAATCAATATGCTAAGCGCGAGCATTGGTTGTATCGCCGTTGGTTTCTTCCTCCTCCAACTTCTAGGTCTTCAGAGTTCGGTTTATCTGGGTGTCGCAATTAACTTGATTCTGGCGGGGGTTGCTTTCGGTTTAGACCGCTCACGGTCTGAAACGCCTGTGGATTTGCAGCAGGACGCGCGCGATGAATCAGAGACCGCTTCAACAGGGGGAATGTGGCGGCTATTGTTATGGACATTTGCCGTTTCTGGCTTCTGTGCAATGGGTTATGCAGTCCTCTGGACACGTCTCCTGACGACTTTTCTTGGCAGCGCAAGTTATGCGTTTTCGGTCACGCTGACTGCTTTACTTCTTGGCATTACCGCTGGTAGCTTGGTATTTGCAGCAATCGCGCGTCGAGTTAAGCCGTGCATAAACCTTTTTGGATTGATCCAGATTGGGGTAGGGCTATCCGTTGTTGCGCTGATACCTGCTTTCGGAAACCTGTATGGGATTAGCAGGGGACTACAAAACGCTTTCGGGATTGGACGTATCTGGGAATTTGGTGCCGGAATCATCCTGATGATTGTTCCTGCTATTCTTATCGGAGGGAGTTTTCCGTTAGCTCGCCGAATTTGTGCGTCAGCCAAATCGCAATCAGCAGCTTACCCTTTCAGCACAATCGGCGCACTCCTTGGACCGCTGTGTACGGGGTTTATCCTTATCCCGTTGATTGGGATGCGTCCGAGCCTTGTCTTAACCGCCGGGTTAAATGCGGTTCTAGGGTGTGTTTTAATTGTTAGGGATACAGAAAAATCACAGCTTTTCAGTGGCACTGCGATTGGTAGTGCTATCCTAACTGTTGGTGTTGGGTTGATGGTGTTGCTATGGGGGAACTCACCTCCCTTCTTGAAGAATGGGGTCTTTTGGTCACAACGCATGAACGATACGCTAGTTGCGTATACCGAAACTGTCGACGCGAATATCGCTACGTTTATGGATGACCAAGGTATCCATCGGATCTATGTTGACAACGATGAGATCGCCGACACTTCTCGTCGAGGATCGGCGCCACATCGCATCATCGCTCATCTGCCGCTACTGCTGCATCCGAATCCTGAACACGGTCTTGTCCTCGGGTTTGGGATGGGAATCACCTCCCACACCATGACGCAGCACGATGTGCGTGTGGACACCGTCGAAAATCCAGATGGACTCATCGAAACGGCACAGAAATACTTTGCCGACGTAAACCATAGCGTCCTCGACAGTGCCTCGTTCAATCACACGGTCAATGATGAGCGAAATTATCTGTTGATGACCCTAAAACAATACGACGTAATTTCTATAGGTGCCCGTCATCCGCTGGTGAGTTCAACGAGTTCCAACCTTTACACCGCAGATCTATACCGGTGGTGCAAGCGTATTCTTACAGAAGATGGTATAATATGTCAGTGGATACCGCTCAAGCGGCTGCCAGAAACACATCTCAAGATGATTCTGAGAACCTTTATTGAGGTGTTTCCAAACGCAACAATATGGTATAAATACACCCCAGAGTTTGCCCTCCTGATTGGGACACCAGAACGGCTAAAGATAAATTATCAACGCCTTATGGAGAGGACACAGATGCCACGGGTTCACGAAGCGCTTGCGGCTAATGACCTCGATGGATTGTCCCTTATTGATTCGTTCATGATGGGTGAACAGGCGGTCCGAACGTATGCCGGTGATGGTCCAATCCATACAGACGATCACCCACGTATGGAGTTCTTTCAGCCCCGTACACTGGCGAACACAACTCACATAAACATTGCGGGACTCGCGAAATACCGTGAACGCTCTACTCCCTATTTGGCAAATTATGGTCGTACGATGAGCGATAAGATCGAAGTGCGAAAGCGAATCGACCTCTACTTTGATGCCACGGAGAAGCTGATCGAGGGACAGATTGAACATGCCAAGGGAGAATATGAAAAGGCTGTAGGTGTATTGAATCAGGCGGTAGCCATTAATCCGGACGATAATACGATTCGATACAATCTTGGGGCTGCGGTAGCGTTGGCAAACAAGGATTATCGTGAGGAGCTCAAGCAGACAGAAAAAGCCCTTAAACAAGCACTACAAAGCAATCCACGCGATGCCCAAAAATATGTTGAACTGGGTGTCACGTATGAACTTCAGGGGGAATTGGCGAAATCTGCGGATGCCTTTGAAGAAGCGCTGAAATATGACCCGAATCGCCTAGAGTTGTATTCATTGCTCGGACCGATTTATGAACGTCAAGAACGGTACGCCGACGCGTTGCGCACGTACCAGAGACTTGAGCAATTAGAGCCAAATCTTCCTGCTATCATCTTCGGTGCAATGGCATCGATTTATCATTTTCATAAGAAGATGCTTCCCGAAGCGCTCCAATATGCACAGAAGGCATTGGCACTGGAGGCAGGTTCTTGGCGTGTGCATAACCTGTTAGGGGCTATCTATACGGATAAGAAGGAGTTTGAAAAAGCGGTTGGTGCCTTCAAGGCTGCAATGCGACTCGCGCCGAACGAACCGATGCCACACAGCGATTTAGCGAAAGTGTTCCTCGCACAAGGTAGATATGATGAAGCGTTAGAATCCGCGAATACGGCAATACGTCTCGCACCGAGGACCCCATACTTTCAAGAGCAGCGCCGTCAGATCGAATCGGCAATGGCAGCGGATGATGAATAACAAAACGACGGACTGGACAAGTAGCATCAGGATAAGTCGAAGAAAAGAGAGAAATAGCGGTTAAAGAAGTAACAAAACATAATCATACACTCGACAAAGGGGTAATAGATAGAAAATGCAGATTCAATCACCAAAGGGGACGAGAGACATCCTCCCTTCAGAGGTTCAGACATGGCAATGGGTCGAGGGGACCGCACGCGATGTTTTTGGCACTTACGGCTATCAGGAGATCCGTACGCCAATTTTTGAAAGCACAGACCTTTTCGTTCGTGGGGTCGGCGATACCACCGATATCGTCGAAAAAGAGATGTACACCTTCAATGACCGGGGCAATCGAAGCGTCTCATTGCGTCCAGAAGGCACGGCGTCGGTAGTGCGTGCCATGCTCCAAAATCGTCTGATGGATGGTGCCAGCGTCCTAAAATTTTACTACATCGGTCAGATGTTTCGCTATGACCGTCCACAGGCGGGACGGTATCGAGAGTTTTGGCAGGTTGGCATCGAAGCGTTTGGCGCAGATTCGCCCGCAATTGACGCAGAGATCATCGCAGCAGGGCAGCAATTTTTCGCAACGCTTGGCATCAAAGACCTTACCTTGCATCTCAACAGCATCGGCGATCCGGTCTGTCGTCCAAAGTATGTTGAAGATCTGACAGCGTATGCGAAGGAACATCTTGACGAGCTATGCGGAAAATGTTACGCACGTCACGAACGAAATCCAATGCGAATCTTGGATTGCAAAGAGAGCGGTTGTCGTGCCGTTGTTGCTAACGCGCCGCTTCTGTCCAATTACCTCTGTGACGCTTGCAGCGAGAACTTCGATATGGTTAAGAGTTATCTGGACGCACTCGAAATTGTTTATCACGAAGATCCATACGTCGTTAGGGGGTTGGATTACTATTCTCGCACCGCATTTGAATTCACTGCGGGCGGTTTGGGGGCACAAAATGCAATCGGGGGTGGTGGCCGGTATGACTATCTGGCAGAAGAGATCGGGGGCGCTGCAACCCCCGGCATCGGATTCGCGCTGGGCATGGATCGAATCATCATTGCTTTGGAGGCTCAGGAGGTTACTGTGCCAACCTCTGCGCCCGTGGATGTCTACTTCACGGTTTTAGGGGACGCTGCGATGCCTATAACCCTGCGGTTAGCGCAAGAACTTCGTGAAAATGGGGTCAAGACAGATCTTGAGTATAAAAGGCGCGGCTTGCGCGCACAGATGAGGACTGCAAACAAACTCAACGCACAGTATGTCGTCATGATTGGCGAAGATGAGATCAACAATGCAGCCGCGACAGTACGGGATATGGGAAGCGGCGATCAGCAGTCGGTCGCGTTCCAACAGTTAGCGGAAATGATGCGTGAAAAGATTGACAGCTAGATTTGACAGTGGTGTAGGTCGCGAGATCCTCTCGGACTTGCCCGATACTCCTGCTCGGTCCAATACCGGCGGGTAATCTGTAGATCGAGATTCATATCTCGACACCCAAATGTCAATTGAACCGAGAACGCCATCAGTCAAGCATATCAGATTGAGGACTAAGACTGTATTTTTATAAATTGAAGGAGAGAATCAAAGTAATGCCTGAAATGCAAAGAACACACTATTGTGGAGAACTACGGCTCGCCGATGCCGGTAAATCGGTACGACTCACCGGTTGGGTATCTCGCCGCCGGGATCACGGCGGCGTCATTTTCATAGACCTACGTGATCGAACCGGAATCACGCAGGTGGTCTTCGATCCAATAATTGACCCCGAAGCGCACCGGGCTGCGGGCGCGATTCGCAACGAATTTGTGTTAAGTGTCAGCGGAAAGGTTCGGGAGCGCGGAGAGGGGCTGACCAATCCTAACCTCCTTACCGGCGAGATTGAACTGGCATCGGACGAACTGGAGATTTTGAACACTGCGAAAACCCCGCCCTTCTTGGTCGAAGATGATATCGATACCGCAGAGGATGTTCGTATGCAGTACCGATACGTTGACCTCCGCCGTCCAAAGATGCAGAAGATGCTACAGATTCGGCACAAAGCAATGCTTGCCGCACGGAGATACATGGACGAACAAGGCTTCCTTGAGATTGAGACGCCAATCTTGATGAACAGTACACCAGAGGGGGCGCGTGATTTTCTGGTGCCAAGCCGGCTCAACCCCGGCAAATTCTATGCCTTGCCACAGTCACCGCAGCAGTTCAAGCAACTATCAATGATGAGTGGTATAGATCGTTATTTCCAAATCGCGCGTTGTTTCCGTGACGAAGATACCCGCGCAAATCGGCTTCTTGAATTAACGCAGCTTGATATTGAAATGTCCTTCGCAACCCGAGAAGATGTCATGGAAGTGACGGAAGGATTATTCAAGAGAATCTTTGAGGAAGCGGTTGACATTCCCATCCCTACACCGTTCCGCCGTATGCCTTACAGTGAAGCAATGGAACGATACGGCACCGATAAGCCAGATACACGGTTTGGACTGGAACTCTCCGATCTCTCGGATCTGGTGGCGGACTGTGATTTCAAGGTGTTTACGGGTGCCTTGGCAAACGAAGGGCAGGTAAAAGGGCTTGCTGTGCCCGGTGGAGCGTCACTCTCGCGCAGGGAGATAGATGATCTCACAGAGTTTGTCGCCATTTATAGAGCAAAGGGGTTAGCATGGATTAAGGTAACAGAGGAAGGCGCTTTTGAATCAAGTATCGTCAAATTTTTCAGCGAAGATACTCTCAAGGCAGTTAGCGAGCGGATGAGCGCCCAGCCGGGCGATCTAATGGTGTTTGTGGCTGACAAACCGCAGATTGTCGCGGATGCACTTGCAAGCCTGCGCCTGCATCTCGGCGAAAAACTCGAATTGATTGATTATGATCGCTTTGATTTCCTGTGGATTATCGATTTTCCCCTGTTCTTCTGGGATGAGGAGGAGAATCGCTACGAACCTTCTCAACACCTTTTCACAATGATGCCCGAGGAAGATATTCCGCTGCTGGATATCGATCCGGGGAAGGCGAGAGGTCTACAATACGACCTAATTATCAACGGAGAAGAGTGCGCCGGGGGTAGCATCAGAATTCACCGATGGGAGCTCCAACAGAAGATATTTGAAATCATGAAGATCAAACCCCAGGAGGTGACCGAGCGGTTTGGGTACTTCGTTGAAGCGTTGCAATATGGAACACCGCCGCATGGCGGTATTGCTTCGGGGTTAGATCGGATGATGATGATGATGACCGGCGAAAAAAATATCCGTGAAGTCACCGCGTTTCCGAAGACACAGAACGGGTTGTGTCTGCTCACCGTTGCACCCTCTGAAGTCACCGACGAACAGCTTGAAGAGTTGTCTATTAAGGTTGATTTGGTTGAGGGTTAATCAGATTTTTGAGGGTGTTTACATCGGTCTTGGGCTTTAGCCAGCCATCGGTTTTGCGAAACCCACCTCAGGTGCCTGACGTCATTATCTAAGGAGATTTGCTTTCAGACAACCCTAGGGTAGTGCGGCTAGTAACCTGTGTCAGATTAAACACATCTTTTCCGACAAAATGGCAAAAATGGAAATGGCTGCAATGAAGGAAGAGATCCAGTTCAGTCCAGAAGATCAACAGTTCATTGACCGAGCCACAGATTTTTGCCAGCGAATGGGTGAGCGTGCTGTCCTCATGTTGGTTGGGAGTCGTGCCGCTAACTTTGCTGATGAATGGTCGGACCTTGACCTATGTATCATTGGCGATAAGTGGTGCCTTTCCGATGAAGATCGGAGAACTTACGAACGAAGCCAGCAACTCTTCGTCGATCGAGGCGATTATGAAGCCCACTGGTCATTTTATGATGAAGAGGACCTACGGGTGTGGTTGGAGACATGGCCCAATGAGATGATGTGGCTTGTTGCCACCTCGCAACCCTTCTACGGTTGTTTAACTACCGCAGAAGAACTGAAGCATCGCTATCGCCTGTATCCGCTAGTGGTCGCCGAGAACAAGTTAAAATGGATGTTCGGCAAGTATTATTACTCGCAGCGCGGTCCCTTAGCTATGGCAGCTCGGAAGCACACGGAAATGGCGTTTATTGCGGTTGGAAACGTCATCGAATATCTCTGCAAAATTTGCTGCATTGCTGAGAAGCAGCCGTTTCCCTACAGCAAATGGCTGGTTGCAGCAGCTAAACAGACACAATTGGGAGCAATGGTATATCCTTCAATTCAACGGGCGGTAGGTGGCATTGAAGAATTTATCAACCCGCCAACCGACCGTCACTGGCGTGACTGGTTGCCGGTGAAAGAATTGCGGGCGACGTTACCGATTGTTCAAAACGGGCTGAAAGAACTGGGTTGGGTTTACGATTGGATTGACAATCCGGAGAGAGTTTACTTTGAGGAGACGGTGAAACGACCTGAACCCTGAATGCCAACGAACCAGAATCAGAACCCCAAATGGATGTATCGGGCATGACTCTTGCGCAAGATATCATATGATTCTTAATGACGACGAAGGAGATTTTTGAGATGGAGAAAGAGCAGTTGCTCGAAAAACGAATTGCGGTGTTAATGGGTGGAAAATCGGGTGAAAGACAGGTCTCACTGCGATCCGGAGCGCGAATTACCGCTGCGCTTCAACGGCTCGGCGCAGATGTAGCCACAATCGATCCAATCGACCTCGATTGGGTGGAGCGGCTGCGCGCTGACGCAGTTGAAATTGCATTTCTGGGGGTACACGGCAAAGGTTGCGAGGATGGAACGATTCAAGGCGTTTTAGAAGCATTTGAGTTTAGCTACACCGGTTCCGGGGTGCTCGCAAGTGCACTGGCAATGAATAAGATCATGACCAAACGGGTGCTTTCGACGCTGGACATTCCCACGCCTGACTACCTGGCCGTTGACCCAAACCAAAATTTAGATCTGCAATGCGAGGAGGCAATCGATCGTCTGGGACTGCCAATTGTGCTAAAGCCTGCATCGGAGGGTTCAAGCATTGGAGTATCCATTATTTCCGAACTGCCGGAGGTTAGACGAATCGCCTATAAAACCCAACATCAGTTCGGGGAAATCTTATTTGAGCGATATATCCGAGGGCAGGAAGTCACGGTCGGATTGTTGGGGATTAATGAAAACCTCCGTGCGTTGCCCGTGCTTGAGTTGGTTCCCAAACGCGAGTTTTACGACTATGAAGCGAAGTATACTGAAGGAATGACCGAGTTCATTATTCCCGCAAGGTTATCCGATTCGCTTACCGAGGAGGTACAGGAAATCGCACTTGGGACGCATCAAGCTGTGGGCTGTTGGGGGTACTCAAGAGTGGATATGTTGGTCGATACCGATGGACAGCCCTATGTGATGGAAATTAATACACTGCCGGGGTTGACTGACCTCAGTGATCTACCGGCACAGGCAGCGGCGGCGGGTATGTCTTATGATGAATTGATCTATGAAATCTTAACGAGTGCGCAAGCACGTCTTATCGCATCGGATTAATACCGACTCGTCGCTAGTCGTGCTGCTCCGACTTCAGTTCACCTACGCAGCGGTAATTTCTGTGGGAATCACATCGGAGGCAGCGCCCTGCCGGAACTCAATGGCAGAATCAATCATCTTGAAGATATCAAACTGTGGTTGGTAACCGATAAGCTGCGCGCCTTTGGCGAGATCGAACTCATAATAGGTCGGCGTGTTGTCTGCCAATTGAACATCAACGTAATCCACGCCTAGTTTCTCCGCGAGATACGGCACCGTTTCCTCCCATGTAAACGACTTAGGTCCGGCGAGTTGGAAAGCCTCCCCGTATGCCTCCGGTTTGCCGAGCGCAGCTAAAAAACCGAGCACGATGTCGCGCACATCCGCTATATGTTTCTTATAGGATCTTCCGTTCTCATCTCGTGCGATGAGCAGGCGTTCTCCTGCGTCCCCAAACCCCAGTAGTTGTCGGCGGGTTTCGGCTGCGGCTCCTATGGTCCTGTTTGCGTAGGCATTCTGCCAATTGTCAAGGCGAAATTGGACAAAATTCAAGATCTCGTCTCCAGCGGCCACGAAGGCAAAACGGAAAATTGAGATCGGCAGTTGATAACTCCGATAATACCCACGACACATCTCTTCTCCCAGTACCTTTGAGAGTGCATACCACCCGCCCGGTTTCTGAGACATCTCGTCTTCGCGAATCGGTTCTGACAGACCGCCGGGGAGGTATTTCTCATAAGTTGCGTCGGTGCTCGCGAAGAAGAAGTGTTTGAGGTTATTCACGTTCTCACGGGCAGCCTCCAGCATGTTAAACGTACCGCGTGTGTTGATCTCGAAGTAATCCTCATTGGAAAAAGGACCGCCGCCTTGGAATGCCGCCCCAAGATGACAGATCGCCTCTACTCCAGCGACCGCTCTGTTTACATCTGCCGGATTGACCAAACTTCCCTCAACCAATTCAACCGGAAGCCCTTCAAACTTTTCCAGCCGCGAATCCTTTTCCCAAACCAATCCGCGTACTTCATGTCCTTCATTGATGAGTGCTTTGGCAAGATTGGCACCGATTCGGCCAGATATGCCGGTAACAAGAATTTTCATAAAGGTATCTCCTAATTTTATTGTGGAGCTCAGTTAATTTTTTATTTGTGATTTTGACTTTACTTTGTTATCATCAAATCTTCGTAGTGGAAACCTCATACTTTAGTGCAGGGAGGAAACTGTGTCTCCTTTTTTTGCGTAATATGTTTGTGGTAATATGAGTGAAAATATGGTATAATTCGGTTGGCTTTCGTGGGAGGTATCACGCCGCTGCTTGGTGTTGCTTCCACCCCCTTTGATACGAAACATGAAAGCGAGAAAGCCGAATCCTATGATAAAAACCTACCAATATCGAATATATCCGACATTCAAGCAAGCCAAAATCCTGCACGCATGGCTTGAAGCATTGCGAAACCTATACAACCAAGGGTTGCTTTGGCGAAAAGAGATTTTCAACAAAACAGGCGAATCTGTTAATTGGTTTACGCAGGCGAATGCGTTACCCGAATTGCGTCAGGCGTCCAGTACTTTCGGTATGATGCACATTGACGTGTTGCAAGATACCCTACGCCGTCTGGATAACGCCTACCAAGTATTCTTCCGTCGTGTCCAAACAGGTGAAGCACCCGGTTTCCCACGCTTCAAAGGCATAGGTCGTTATCGGTCAATGACTTTTAGCCACCTGTCTAAGAAATTGATTCGTAATATCCGAAAGCGGACCGGACGAATCATTGTGACGAAAGTCGGATATGTAACTATCCGTTATTACCGTTCACTCTCTGATGGGAAGATTAAGCACCTGACCATATAACGCAAGGCATCGGGCTGGTATGCTAATATCGCCGTTGAAATCCCTGATGTGTTAGAAGTTGAAGTCAAAACAACTATTGGCGTTGGCGTTGGCATTGAATCGTTTTTAACAACCTCTGATGGTGAAAGAGTCCATAACCCTCAATACTTTCGTGAATCAGAAAAGAAACTCACAAACACCCCCGAAACCCCCGCTGTTGGGACAGAAGCGCGAAACTTTGTAAGACCCGTTGGGCGGACGCTTCAAACAAGCAACGTCTCTTCAGGGCGGGGTAACTGACGTTGTTATATTTTACGCCACGGTGTCTTAGGTGTCAAAAGGAAAAATAAAAAGTGCAGTCTTTTTGAATGATTGCGGGGTTCTGTTTGTAGCTAGAAAAGCTGAAACCCTCAAATAGCTACCTCTCGGAGTATCTCATGCTGATGCGTAATGAAGGCAGAACCTTAAAAAGCCAGATCGTTATTATGTTCCTTTTCATCGGTTTATCTCCGCTGTTTTCCGCCTCAATCCTCGCTTTCTATTCAAGTGAAAAAACATTGAACGAAGCCATTGGCAAGGTAGAGCGAGATTTCGCGATTAAGGCAATGGATAAAATTGATCGCGAGATGGAGAACATCCGTCTTCTGGTCGAGAACTGGACTAGTTTTGAGAATCGAAAGGTTCTGGCGAACACAGCTATGGAAGGTCAGAAAAAGAGTTACGATGAGTTATTTGAGCAATGGAACCTCGATGGATCGACTTCAACCCCTGGGGCACACTTTCTCAAGAATCTCCAGCGGACAAACCAAACTCAATTCAAGGAAATCTTTCTGACAGACTTGCGTGGATATGTTATCGCTGCTACAGACAAAACAAGTGATTTCGATCAAGGCCCAGCAGACGATCCGCCGTTCGGTGAAAAGTGGTGGGCAGCAGCAAAAGAGAAAGGCGAACATATCGGGGAAATAGCCTTTGATGACAGTGCTGGCGTTTACTCTGTTGATATCAACATGAGCATCAAGGCAGATGACGATGAAACTGTGGGCATCTTAAAGGTGGTCTACAGTGTAGAGAATATCCGGAATCTCATCGGAGGTGGCGGATATGGGACTACGCGGCACTATGAACTACTGAATCGATACGGCTACATCGTTGCAGCGACTATGACAGATCAAGCCGAGATGCTAGAAAAAACATCTCGCGTCGTGCTCCCTGACAACAAGGAGATTTGGAAGAACCGGGCGGCCAAGAATGGGTTTGCTATCGGAGAAACAGAGGACGGGAAAGTGCTTATGGGGTGGTCCCGCGGCGAGGCGTGGACCGTATTGACATACAGCCCCCTCGACGTGGCCCATGCGCCCTTGCGGCAGCAGGCACGGTGGCTTATAGGGGTCTCTGCAGTTGCTACTGTTATCATACTTCTCGTTGCGCTAGCTGTGGGGAATCGTGTGGTCTCTGAAATGCTCGGTAAGGAACTCATGGCACAAGAAATTCAAACCGCTCAGAGTATGCAGATGGGGTTGTTACCCGAACCACTTGATATTAGTGAACTCGATTTGGCAGGGCGTTGTCTCGCAGCGAACCGTGTCGGTGGGGATTATTACAATCATCTGTGGATGGACGACGATCAGAGAAAACTTGCGATCGTCATCGCCGATGTGGCGGGACACGACATGTCTGCAGCAATCCCTGCCGTAATGTTCTCCGGGATGCTTGATTTCGCTGTCAAAGAGGGGACACCCGGTGCGATGCTCACCGCGCTCAATCAGTCGCTCTGTCAACAACCTAAGCGCACACCTTTTATTACCTGTTGTATTGCTATCATTGATCTGGATGAAAAGCAGATGCAATGGTCAAAAGCAGGACATCCCGAAATTTATCACTACTGTACACACAAAGATGCTGTCGAAGAGTTAACTGCCGAAAGCTATCCACTCGGTGTGTCCCAGAAATCCGATTATTCAGATGAAACGGTCCATCTACACGAAGGAGATCTACTCATTCTTTACACTGATGGACTCCCTGAAGCAGCCAACCCCAGTGGGAGGATATACGGCTACAACCGACTCGAAAGGAGTATCCACCGCGTTGCACAAGGTGGCCTCTCATCGATGGAAGGCATCAATCAAATGATAGATGATGTTCGCGGGTTCATTGACAATACCGAGCCGGAAGATGACATAACGGTTGTTGTAGCGAAGGTAACAAAATCCCAATAAGGCGTCATGAAAGATAAGGATATGACTACACAACCGGCTCCCTGTGCTGCGAACGATGTGATAGCTGCTGCTAAAGATGATGAAACCGATGAGCGAGTTCAATTGATTTCATTTCGGGAGCTAGTCCCTGAAATCAAAGATACAGGCTATCTGACACACTCGATTTTTTATTATCCCGCTAAATTTATACCCCATGTTGTAAGATACGCACTGGAGGCCGTGACAAAGGAAGGTGATTGGGTTATTGATCCGTTTGCGGGTTCAGGGACTGTCGGTGTTGAGGCTTACCTATGCAGACGGAATGCGTTTCTGCTAGACCTAAATCCGCTTTTGAATTATATGATCCCACTCAAGGTGCCCACTGAAAGAGGGCAATTGCGTGAAGATTGTCTAAGTCGGATGCTAGATGGTTTAGCAAAAAGTGACAGTGGGTTCACTCCAGCGTGGTCAAATGTAGCTTACTGGTATCCGCCTGAAATGTTAGAGGTTCTTAGTAGGTATTGGGGATTTATCAAAAACAGTGAACGCAGTACATACACCGCAATCATAGAATCGGCTCTGTTGAAGGCAAGCAAGCACTTCTCCTATGCGGAACATAGAACCCCCAAACTGTTCAGGTCTAAAAGTAAGCGAAAATATGTCGAAGAACTGCTGCAGACGGACTGGGAAGAAAAATTAAAAAGGATGATTAGAAGTCATTCATTAGAAACTATACGAAGTATGAATGATTTTGCAACCTTTACTAGCCATCACAATAACTGTGTCGAGTTCACGGGCGGGGTGGATTCCTCCTATTTTTCGTTTCAGCGGGAATTTAACGCCCTAATCACATCTCCGCCTTATCTACAAGCCCAAGAATATATGCGAACCGTCAAAATGGAACTGTTTTGGCTCGGCTATGACGATGAAGAAATAAGGAGTTTGTCCAGACTTGAAATACCGTATCGTAAAGCGGACAGGCTGATTCAAACCCCAACACTGGAGAAAATAAGGTCTGAACTCACACGGGCTGACCTCACAAAGTTATTAGATTCATATTTTTGCCATACTATCAATGCCCTTGAGAATGCAATGAATCAGTTAAAAGCCAACGGAACCGCCTGCATTTTCATCGGAAATCCGTTGATTGATGGAATAAAGGTTGAAATATGGCGAATACTGATGGAGTATTTTACGGACACTGGGTATTTCTTTGAGAATCTGTATGAAGATCGGATAAAGAATCGACAGCTATTTGGAACTAGAAAAAATAAAAATCCTGATGGAATGAAGTCCGAATTTTTGCTGATTTTGAGAAAAGGATG of Candidatus Poribacteria bacterium contains these proteins:
- a CDS encoding tetratricopeptide repeat protein, with the translated sequence MRNIEPILGLIIILSCACGALYEIIWARQITLFFGSPVFAVSALLSALAGGLGLGSFYFRRLADRENRPLRVYAFLGAGLGIFALIFPMLLDILNAICVLIYRGLGAGFYFLSWIRFVLSFIVLFIPSTLMGGMLLLLSRAAKERCAGFRADRLFAINMLSASIGCIAVGFFLLQLLGLQSSVYLGVAINLILAGVAFGLDRSRSETPVDLQQDARDESETASTGGMWRLLLWTFAVSGFCAMGYAVLWTRLLTTFLGSASYAFSVTLTALLLGITAGSLVFAAIARRVKPCINLFGLIQIGVGLSVVALIPAFGNLYGISRGLQNAFGIGRIWEFGAGIILMIVPAILIGGSFPLARRICASAKSQSAAYPFSTIGALLGPLCTGFILIPLIGMRPSLVLTAGLNAVLGCVLIVRDTEKSQLFSGTAIGSAILTVGVGLMVLLWGNSPPFLKNGVFWSQRMNDTLVAYTETVDANIATFMDDQGIHRIYVDNDEIADTSRRGSAPHRIIAHLPLLLHPNPEHGLVLGFGMGITSHTMTQHDVRVDTVENPDGLIETAQKYFADVNHSVLDSASFNHTVNDERNYLLMTLKQYDVISIGARHPLVSSTSSNLYTADLYRWCKRILTEDGIICQWIPLKRLPETHLKMILRTFIEVFPNATIWYKYTPEFALLIGTPERLKINYQRLMERTQMPRVHEALAANDLDGLSLIDSFMMGEQAVRTYAGDGPIHTDDHPRMEFFQPRTLANTTHINIAGLAKYRERSTPYLANYGRTMSDKIEVRKRIDLYFDATEKLIEGQIEHAKGEYEKAVGVLNQAVAINPDDNTIRYNLGAAVALANKDYREELKQTEKALKQALQSNPRDAQKYVELGVTYELQGELAKSADAFEEALKYDPNRLELYSLLGPIYERQERYADALRTYQRLEQLEPNLPAIIFGAMASIYHFHKKMLPEALQYAQKALALEAGSWRVHNLLGAIYTDKKEFEKAVGAFKAAMRLAPNEPMPHSDLAKVFLAQGRYDEALESANTAIRLAPRTPYFQEQRRQIESAMAADDE
- a CDS encoding histidine--tRNA ligase, producing MQIQSPKGTRDILPSEVQTWQWVEGTARDVFGTYGYQEIRTPIFESTDLFVRGVGDTTDIVEKEMYTFNDRGNRSVSLRPEGTASVVRAMLQNRLMDGASVLKFYYIGQMFRYDRPQAGRYREFWQVGIEAFGADSPAIDAEIIAAGQQFFATLGIKDLTLHLNSIGDPVCRPKYVEDLTAYAKEHLDELCGKCYARHERNPMRILDCKESGCRAVVANAPLLSNYLCDACSENFDMVKSYLDALEIVYHEDPYVVRGLDYYSRTAFEFTAGGLGAQNAIGGGGRYDYLAEEIGGAATPGIGFALGMDRIIIALEAQEVTVPTSAPVDVYFTVLGDAAMPITLRLAQELRENGVKTDLEYKRRGLRAQMRTANKLNAQYVVMIGEDEINNAAATVRDMGSGDQQSVAFQQLAEMMREKIDS
- the aspS gene encoding aspartate--tRNA ligase, yielding MPEMQRTHYCGELRLADAGKSVRLTGWVSRRRDHGGVIFIDLRDRTGITQVVFDPIIDPEAHRAAGAIRNEFVLSVSGKVRERGEGLTNPNLLTGEIELASDELEILNTAKTPPFLVEDDIDTAEDVRMQYRYVDLRRPKMQKMLQIRHKAMLAARRYMDEQGFLEIETPILMNSTPEGARDFLVPSRLNPGKFYALPQSPQQFKQLSMMSGIDRYFQIARCFRDEDTRANRLLELTQLDIEMSFATREDVMEVTEGLFKRIFEEAVDIPIPTPFRRMPYSEAMERYGTDKPDTRFGLELSDLSDLVADCDFKVFTGALANEGQVKGLAVPGGASLSRREIDDLTEFVAIYRAKGLAWIKVTEEGAFESSIVKFFSEDTLKAVSERMSAQPGDLMVFVADKPQIVADALASLRLHLGEKLELIDYDRFDFLWIIDFPLFFWDEEENRYEPSQHLFTMMPEEDIPLLDIDPGKARGLQYDLIINGEECAGGSIRIHRWELQQKIFEIMKIKPQEVTERFGYFVEALQYGTPPHGGIASGLDRMMMMMTGEKNIREVTAFPKTQNGLCLLTVAPSEVTDEQLEELSIKVDLVEG